One window of the Montipora foliosa isolate CH-2021 chromosome 4, ASM3666993v2, whole genome shotgun sequence genome contains the following:
- the LOC137999467 gene encoding uncharacterized protein, whose product MLRRARERYERQLEGPNESRRKSRPGSSLEIPQLTRSQTSPYNKNVCFFCDGPPGYRKNLHNISIFSAGESLCTAIGMSGNDKLSVKLNTSISPDYAHSIDIKYHKNCWTIHVSHVLRRQTFELSSAKLAGEIAAQIEFLTMTEMTLRSGKVTTMSELQDAFESILESNNVENPRGGRKALKQLLLREIPEIEFHAPKRVNESERVSIKRTRDEAIQMTEDQTANIDSDMKTLFDAAAIIRKSITKCRKWKFTGSLENMSDENVPAELFSFYRWIMQGTKHELSAGKKSEEVYNRAMALSQTTVSMCLTERQVRNKKSDVVRSSSEMPLQLAVGIAVRQAVRSKQLITMLHGFGMSVDYNRILRVEEQIEGSVLKRMELNDGLYIPPDLVLGRHVFFALDNVDFAEDTPDGKNTFHGTAMAIYQRQEPGDVAPELTVDPGDQCRRSIRQLPESVATLLECPLPPSKPVGPTFPQFGLCTEDQLPLYIKKQDFTWFLGRSLTRTITNGEVEDDQSPSTCIPVWSGYNSSISSSMPLTRVGTPPLIAAPAHEWQTLLTIFMQAQNIKTKVVGQNRRTVISLDMGLYQPAKKLQMTRQDLGHIILRPGELHIGMAQLRTIGAFIESSGLDMCWVESDLYGPCTVKQIFGGNHVKRGEAAHMATLQALFSLYQEAFFLRHPAVRTIVEKSANQLSDACKKGDKILKRGTKN is encoded by the coding sequence ATGCTTAGACGAGCAAGAGAAAGGTATGAGAGGCAGCTCGAAGGCCCCAATGAGTCCAGGCGAAAATCACGACCAGGTTCATCACTAGAAATTCCCCAACTAACCCGTTCGCAAACGTCTCCCTACAATAagaatgtttgttttttctgcGATGGCCCACCCGGTTACCGTAAGAACCTGCATAATATTAGTATCTTTTCTGCCGGTGAGTCCCTTTGCACTGCGATTGGGATGTCAGGGAATGATAAGCTCTCGGTTAAGCTCAACACATCAATTTCTCCAGATTATGCTCATTCGATAGATATAAAGTACCACAAAAACTGTTGGACAATTCATGTATCGCACGTTTTACGAAGACAAACATTCGAATTATCATCTGCGAAGTTGGCTGGTGAGATTGCAGCACAAATAGAATTCCTGACAATGACGGAGATGACTTTGAGGAGTGGAAAAGTGACGACTATGTCCGAATTACAAGATGCTTTTGAAAGCATACTAGAATCTAACAATGTGGAAAATCCGAGAGGCGGACGAAAGGCCTTAAAGCAGTTACTACTCCGAGAGATACCAGAGATAGAGTTTCATGCACCTAAACGTGTCAATGAGTCCGAGCGAGTCAGTATCAAGAGAACAAGAGATGAAGCAATTCAGATGACTGAAGATCAGACCGCAAACATAGACTCCGATATGAAAACTCTGTTTGATGCCGCCGCAATAATTAGGAAATCTATCACCAAATGTAGGAAGTGGAAGTTTACAGGTTCACTGGAAAACATGTCGGATGAGAACGTACCAGCAGagctttttagtttttatagatGGATTATGCAAGGCACAAAACATGAGCTTTCTGCTGGAAAGAAATCTGAGGAAGTGTACAATCGTGCAATGGCTCTATCCCAGACCACTGTATCGATGTGTTTGACTGAGAGGCAAGTGAGAAACAAGAAGTCTGATGTTGTAAGATCCTCGTCGGAAATGCCATTGCAGTTAGCCGTTGGGATAGCTGTACGCCAGGCCGTGAGAAGCAAGCAGCTCATAACCATGCTACATGGATTTGGAATGTCAGTGGACTACAACAGGATCTTGAGAGTAGAGGAACAAATCGAAGGTAGCGTTCTAAAGCGCATGGAGCTGAATGATGGCTTATATATACCCCCTGATTTAGTTTTGGGTAGGCACGTCTTTTTTGCGCTAGATAATGTGGATTTTGCCGAGGACACTCCTGATGGCAAGAATACCTTCCACGGCACAGCGATGGCAATCTACCAAAGGCAGGAACCAGGCGATGTAGCGCCAGAGCTGACCGTGGATCCCGGAGATCAGTGTCGTCGCTCAATCAGACAGCTTCCCGAGTCTGTAGCAACCTTGCTAGAATGTCCTTTGCCCCCCAGCAAGCCTGTTGGTCCCACCTTTCCCCAGTTTGGATTGTGTACCGAAGACCAACTTCCATTGTACATCAAGAAGCAAGATTTCACATGGTTTCTCGGACGCAGTTTGACCAGAACGATCACCAATGGAGAAGTTGAAGACGACCAGTCCCCTAGTACCTGCATCCCAGTATGGTCTGGCTATAACTCCAGTATCAGTAGTTCCATGCCGTTGACACGAGTTGGCACCCCTCCCCTAATCGCTGCACCAGCACACGAGTGGCAGACTCTGCTCACCATTTTTATGCAAGCACAGAATATTAAGACGAAGGTTGTAGGGCAGAACAGGAGGACTGTGATATCGCTTGATATGGGACTATATCAACCGGCAAAGAAGTTGCAGATGACCCGTCAAGATCTTGGGCATATAATACTTCGTCCTGGTGAGCTACACATCGGGATGGCCCAACTTCGCACAATCGGTGCATTCATCGAAAGTAGCGGGCTGGACATGTGCTGGGTCGAGTCAGATCTCTATGGGCCTTGCACCGTGAAGCAGATTTTCGGTGGGAACCACGTGAAGAGAGGAGAAGCAGCGCATATGGCTACATTACAAGCTCTATTCAGCCTCTACCAGGAAGCCTTCTTCTTGAGACACCCAGCTGTGCGCACTATTGTCGAGAAGTCAGCTAACCAGTTAAGCGATGCGTGTAAAAAAGGCGACAAGATATTAAAGCGAGGTACGAAGAACTAG